The following coding sequences are from one Terriglobales bacterium window:
- a CDS encoding L,D-transpeptidase family protein — MKLHHLLGRYRSVWLHFFVFVAMCCPGHAQASSRIQVLVSAGSLEGMRWSNFSDYRNWLQKFYEPAGYAPVWVQGSTPSAQALAMIELFRNASQKGLEPEDYDASRWDGRLHGLKDQAADPAGFDVALTVCTMRYVSDLHIGRINPRHFQFGLSVAEKKYDLAQFVRDRLLAASDVSGVIDSVEPPFAGYRRTQQSLVRYMQLARDDDGEKLPTPSKPVEVGQQYAGVPRLTRLLHLVGDLPPDATPQDSSTYDAALAEAVKRFQRRHGLDADGRLGPGTVKQLNVPLSARVRQMQLTLERWRWLPSEFSAPPIVVNIPDFRLRALDEHNDVALEMVVVVGKAMRSQTPVFSRDMTFVVLRPYWNVPPGLFRQSVLPAITRDRSYVANKNFEITTRDGRVVTAGAVSDDVLAQLQAGKLAIRQKPGPTNALGLIKLMFPNEYSVYLHSTPTQELFSRTRRDFSAGCIRVEKPAELGAWALRNNPGWTVERVQQGMQNGKDNVTVTLSRRVPVFIVYGTALAYENNEVHFYQDIYGHDAKLAQALAKGYPYP; from the coding sequence ATGAAATTGCATCATCTGCTCGGACGATATCGCTCTGTCTGGCTGCACTTTTTTGTTTTCGTGGCGATGTGCTGTCCAGGGCATGCACAGGCTTCTTCGCGGATTCAGGTGCTCGTCAGTGCGGGCAGTCTCGAAGGCATGCGCTGGTCGAACTTCAGCGACTATCGAAATTGGCTACAGAAGTTCTATGAGCCTGCCGGATATGCTCCAGTGTGGGTCCAGGGGAGCACTCCATCGGCGCAAGCTCTTGCGATGATCGAACTGTTTCGGAACGCGTCGCAAAAAGGGTTGGAGCCTGAAGACTATGACGCTTCCCGCTGGGATGGCCGTCTCCATGGCTTGAAAGATCAAGCTGCCGATCCGGCAGGTTTCGATGTAGCCCTTACCGTCTGCACAATGCGCTATGTCTCAGACCTTCACATCGGACGCATCAATCCCCGGCATTTCCAATTCGGACTGAGTGTTGCTGAGAAGAAATACGACTTGGCTCAGTTTGTGCGCGATCGGTTGCTGGCTGCATCCGATGTATCCGGCGTGATCGACAGCGTGGAGCCTCCGTTTGCAGGGTACCGTCGAACGCAGCAGTCACTCGTAAGATACATGCAACTTGCTCGCGATGACGATGGCGAGAAGCTTCCGACTCCATCAAAGCCTGTTGAGGTCGGACAACAGTATGCTGGCGTGCCTCGACTAACGCGACTACTTCATCTCGTCGGCGACTTGCCGCCCGACGCTACGCCGCAAGACTCTTCGACTTATGATGCTGCTTTGGCCGAGGCGGTAAAGCGGTTCCAACGCCGCCACGGGCTTGACGCGGATGGTCGCCTGGGTCCGGGCACGGTAAAGCAGTTGAACGTCCCTTTGTCGGCTCGAGTCCGGCAGATGCAACTTACACTCGAGCGCTGGCGTTGGCTCCCGAGCGAATTCTCTGCACCTCCCATCGTCGTCAATATTCCCGACTTCCGCCTCCGCGCCCTTGATGAGCACAACGACGTTGCTCTCGAGATGGTGGTTGTAGTTGGTAAAGCAATGCGCTCTCAAACCCCGGTTTTCTCGCGCGATATGACCTTCGTGGTGCTGCGTCCTTATTGGAACGTTCCTCCTGGACTCTTCCGCCAAAGCGTGCTGCCTGCGATCACACGAGATCGCAGCTATGTGGCCAACAAGAATTTTGAGATCACCACGCGCGACGGCAGAGTTGTGACTGCAGGAGCGGTCTCCGACGATGTGCTGGCCCAGCTGCAGGCGGGAAAACTTGCCATACGACAGAAGCCGGGGCCCACGAATGCGCTGGGTCTCATCAAATTGATGTTTCCTAACGAGTATTCCGTGTACCTGCACAGCACGCCCACGCAGGAGCTCTTTTCGCGCACTCGACGCGATTTCAGTGCCGGCTGCATTCGCGTCGAAAAGCCCGCGGAACTTGGTGCCTGGGCACTGCGCAACAATCCCGGTTGGACCGTCGAGCGGGTGCAGCAAGGCATGCAGAATGGCAAGGACAATGTGACCGTGACTCTAAGCCGTCGCGTGCCAGTATTCATTGTGTATGGGACGGCTCTCGCCTACGAGAACAACGAAGTGCACTTCTACCAAGATATTTACGGACACGACGCCAAGCTGGCTCAGGCGTTAGCTAAGGGTTATCCCTACCCATAA
- a CDS encoding OmpA family protein → MKKTCTLISVALIFCCASLTSAYAQNETEVKGLITGRSGDSITVRNADGTQVITLTDATKVQTPKGLGLRKKQMSWASLIPGLKVGIKAIPGTDGKLQAKTITFSKDDLQTASMIQAGLEPTQENVEANRQNIAENKENISANKEDISVNQANIAANKAAISANDEEVNRRFSALSDYDVKHEAVVYFASGKSTISKKDEAALSKLATDAAQLSGYIIEVKGYADATGNASGNQTLSKDRAYAVVNYLMQHGNVPPRRIVSPGAMGISNPVASNETAQGRSENRRVEVKVMVNKGVTTATN, encoded by the coding sequence ATGAAAAAGACATGCACGCTTATCTCTGTCGCCCTGATTTTCTGCTGCGCATCGTTGACCTCGGCGTACGCCCAAAATGAAACAGAAGTGAAGGGCCTGATCACCGGACGCTCAGGGGATAGCATCACCGTGCGAAACGCGGATGGTACTCAGGTCATCACCCTCACCGACGCAACGAAAGTCCAGACGCCCAAGGGGCTCGGCCTTCGCAAAAAGCAAATGTCCTGGGCAAGCCTCATTCCCGGGCTCAAAGTCGGCATTAAAGCCATCCCGGGTACGGACGGCAAGCTTCAGGCAAAGACGATTACTTTCAGCAAAGACGACTTGCAGACCGCCAGCATGATCCAGGCTGGTTTGGAGCCCACGCAGGAAAATGTGGAAGCAAACCGCCAGAACATTGCGGAAAACAAAGAAAACATCTCTGCCAACAAAGAAGACATATCGGTAAATCAGGCCAACATCGCCGCGAACAAGGCCGCGATCTCAGCAAACGACGAGGAGGTCAACCGGCGCTTCTCGGCGTTGTCAGATTACGACGTTAAACATGAGGCGGTAGTGTACTTCGCATCGGGCAAGTCCACGATCTCTAAGAAGGACGAAGCCGCTCTGTCAAAATTGGCGACTGACGCCGCACAACTTTCCGGCTACATCATTGAAGTGAAGGGATACGCGGATGCGACTGGAAATGCCTCTGGGAATCAGACCTTGAGCAAAGATCGCGCATACGCAGTAGTCAATTACCTGATGCAGCATGGCAACGTTCCACCTCGCCGCATCGTCTCTCCGGGTGCGATGGGCATCTCAAATCCGGTTGCTTCGAACGAAACCGCACAAGGACGATCGGAAAACCGTCGAGTTGAAGTGAAGGTGATGGTAAACAAGGGAGTCACAACTGCCACTAACTAA
- a CDS encoding aspartate ammonia-lyase, producing MTMNLFLSRTLTLALALIMLLVGVSASAQQSKPRIEKDLLGEKEIPADAYYGVQTARALENFQLSGVAINHYPGFVEAWAIVKLAAARANTDVGAMKKERLDAIEKACKEVMAGKYHDQFQVDWYQGGAGTSTNMNANEVLANVALEASGHKKGEYQFIEPHDDLNMSQSTNDSYPTAIKVAILMRNDKLVAELEKLVASFRTKGDAFLEIVKMGRTEMQDAVPMTVGQEFHAFAASLESEIQLLKNAEKSLYAVNMGATAIGTGINAPEGYAEKCAAHLAKLTGKPIVPATDMLAATWDQQGFIVYSSALKSLAIKLSKISGDLILLTSGPRAGLSEIDLPALQPGSSIMPGKVNPVVPEVMNLVTFRVMGNDYVATLAAHSGQLQLNAYEPIEGLSVLESQHLLYRASILFRTKCIDGITVNEEVLAHYMETTVGIVTALNPILGYDKSTELAQEAYKSGKGILEIIREKKILTEPQIKELLDPAKLTNLNKSKYARK from the coding sequence ATGACTATGAATCTATTTCTTAGCCGAACGCTCACGCTCGCCCTTGCACTCATCATGCTGTTGGTCGGTGTGTCAGCAAGTGCGCAGCAATCCAAGCCGCGAATTGAAAAGGATCTGCTCGGAGAAAAAGAAATTCCCGCCGACGCCTACTACGGCGTGCAGACCGCGCGGGCACTGGAGAACTTCCAGCTCTCCGGCGTGGCGATCAATCATTATCCCGGGTTTGTGGAAGCGTGGGCCATAGTCAAGCTCGCGGCTGCACGAGCCAACACCGACGTAGGTGCCATGAAGAAAGAGCGGCTTGACGCGATCGAGAAGGCTTGTAAAGAGGTGATGGCCGGCAAATATCACGATCAATTTCAGGTGGACTGGTATCAGGGTGGCGCCGGCACGTCGACGAACATGAATGCCAACGAGGTGCTTGCAAACGTCGCACTGGAGGCATCCGGTCACAAGAAAGGTGAGTATCAGTTCATTGAGCCGCACGACGATCTCAACATGTCGCAATCGACGAACGATTCCTATCCGACGGCGATCAAGGTGGCGATTCTCATGCGGAACGACAAGCTCGTCGCTGAGCTTGAAAAACTCGTGGCGTCATTCCGCACGAAAGGCGATGCGTTTTTAGAGATTGTCAAAATGGGACGCACGGAAATGCAGGACGCCGTGCCCATGACAGTCGGACAGGAGTTCCATGCCTTCGCGGCATCGCTGGAAAGCGAAATACAGTTGTTGAAGAACGCGGAAAAGTCGCTCTATGCCGTGAACATGGGGGCGACCGCCATTGGTACCGGCATCAACGCTCCGGAAGGATATGCGGAAAAGTGTGCCGCACATCTCGCCAAGCTTACCGGCAAGCCGATTGTGCCGGCTACCGACATGCTGGCCGCTACATGGGATCAGCAGGGCTTCATAGTCTATTCCTCGGCGCTGAAAAGCCTCGCCATTAAGCTCTCAAAAATCTCAGGTGACCTCATCCTGCTGACGTCGGGACCGCGCGCCGGACTCTCGGAGATCGACCTTCCGGCCTTGCAGCCTGGCTCTTCGATCATGCCTGGCAAGGTAAACCCGGTTGTTCCCGAAGTGATGAACCTAGTCACCTTTCGAGTGATGGGCAACGACTATGTTGCGACGCTGGCTGCTCACAGTGGACAGCTTCAACTCAACGCCTACGAACCGATCGAAGGTTTGTCGGTGCTCGAATCACAGCATCTGCTGTACCGCGCATCGATCCTTTTCCGGACAAAGTGCATTGACGGAATCACGGTCAATGAAGAAGTACTGGCTCACTACATGGAGACCACCGTTGGCATCGTTACTGCGCTCAATCCCATCCTGGGCTACGACAAGTCCACGGAGTTGGCGCAAGAGGCTTACAAGAGCGGCAAAGGCATACTCGAGATCATCCGGGAGAAAAAGATCCTGACTGAGCCGCAGATTAAAGAGTTGCTCGACCCGGCCAAGCTCACGAACCTCAACAAAAGCAAATATGCAAGGAAGTAG
- a CDS encoding CopD family protein gives MQNLLDVFGFLSVLLRGLTLSFQSLLLGGIAFRALVWSRIRTESQFQLLPPMISLIRVAALGLTATQLASVSMSSAILMDTTSFRLRDIAGANFFIAGVVSTVCALLLIIFVTADRDFPTISSLLVLAILLCSVVTSHAWARVDHRLLSAGFTLIHYLAAGIWIGALPFLLIALRHSQTLLLSSAIARTFSSMAASSVAVVLLAGGALTFLYMDSPSALYGTSWGAMLGAKIWLVGGILCIGALNFSIVRNLGTDAGKGLRWLRWLVEAEIGIGFTAIVAAASLGSQPPAIDLPNGRVTAHDLVQRFTPRFPRLSTPALGELSKSDELLLKQEAENQGVASAYIPGTPALRPSTPGDIAWSEYNHHWAGIVVLCVGLLAFASQSGKAEWAKHWPLLFLALAVFLFIRADAENWPLGPNGFWESFRVADVLQHRFFTFLVLGFAILEWRVKNGRNAAWWAPYVFPAVCALGGAVLLTHSHSVTNVKEATLIDLSHIPIAVLAVFAGWARWLEVRAHPVSVRLFSWIWPLCFVAIGTTLMLYREA, from the coding sequence GTGCAGAACTTACTCGACGTTTTCGGATTCCTATCTGTACTCCTGCGAGGGCTGACGCTCTCCTTTCAATCGTTACTATTGGGAGGAATTGCGTTTCGGGCACTTGTATGGAGTCGCATCCGAACGGAGTCACAATTCCAGTTGCTGCCGCCGATGATCTCGCTCATTCGGGTTGCGGCTCTCGGACTTACTGCAACTCAACTCGCATCCGTGTCAATGAGCTCAGCAATCCTCATGGACACGACCTCATTTCGCTTAAGGGACATCGCAGGCGCTAACTTCTTCATAGCGGGTGTAGTGTCCACTGTCTGCGCATTGCTGCTGATAATTTTTGTGACGGCTGACAGAGATTTCCCAACGATCTCTAGTCTGCTTGTTCTCGCTATCCTGTTGTGCAGCGTCGTAACCAGCCACGCCTGGGCACGGGTGGATCACCGTCTGCTTTCAGCAGGTTTCACCTTGATTCATTACTTGGCTGCCGGCATTTGGATTGGTGCCCTTCCGTTTTTACTGATTGCACTCAGACACTCACAGACTCTTCTGCTATCGAGCGCGATTGCCCGCACCTTCTCCTCCATGGCTGCTTCTTCCGTCGCTGTGGTTCTTCTTGCTGGAGGGGCTCTCACTTTTTTGTATATGGACTCGCCAAGTGCGTTATATGGCACCTCCTGGGGCGCAATGCTGGGAGCGAAGATTTGGCTGGTCGGGGGAATTCTGTGCATCGGTGCGTTGAATTTCTCGATTGTTCGCAACCTCGGCACAGATGCGGGCAAGGGTCTCCGTTGGCTGCGGTGGTTAGTCGAAGCCGAAATCGGTATTGGCTTTACGGCAATCGTCGCAGCTGCCTCGCTCGGGTCGCAACCGCCAGCCATCGATCTGCCCAACGGACGAGTAACCGCCCACGATCTGGTACAGCGGTTTACACCACGCTTTCCTCGCTTGTCGACACCGGCTCTAGGAGAGCTCAGCAAGTCTGACGAACTGTTGCTCAAGCAAGAAGCGGAGAACCAGGGAGTTGCATCCGCGTATATTCCGGGCACGCCTGCATTGCGTCCGAGTACTCCAGGAGACATCGCGTGGTCAGAATACAATCACCACTGGGCTGGCATTGTTGTTCTCTGCGTTGGTCTGCTGGCATTCGCGAGTCAATCGGGCAAAGCGGAATGGGCCAAGCACTGGCCTCTGCTCTTTCTCGCCTTGGCAGTCTTCCTGTTCATTCGCGCCGACGCCGAGAATTGGCCCTTGGGACCCAATGGATTTTGGGAAAGCTTTCGCGTAGCTGACGTTCTCCAGCATCGTTTTTTCACATTCCTGGTTCTGGGCTTTGCCATTCTTGAATGGCGGGTGAAAAATGGCCGCAACGCAGCTTGGTGGGCCCCGTACGTTTTCCCTGCCGTTTGCGCACTCGGCGGCGCCGTCCTACTGACCCATTCGCATTCAGTAACGAATGTGAAAGAAGCAACGTTGATCGACCTAAGCCATATTCCCATTGCAGTACTAGCAGTATTTGCCGGCTGGGCGCGATGGCTCGAAGTTCGTGCTCACCCAGTCAGCGTAAGGCTATTCTCATGGATCTGGCCACTGTGCTTTGTGGCTATTGGTACCACTCTCATGCTCTACCGTGAAGCGTGA
- a CDS encoding DUF882 domain-containing protein, which yields MMADFLLERELPLLLRKSFFACCVFLVVISSPSQATETPSSSDVSYRLHLFHTHTGQRLDIVYRHGNSYDPEALAQLNRYLRDHRTGDVREYDPRVFDLLHDLTVALGRPNSEINVVCGYRTPWSNQYLRTHGHGVAKHSLHMQAMAIDIRVPGVRTSELRDTALSLHRGGVGYYAGSDFVHVDVGRVRRW from the coding sequence ATGATGGCCGATTTTTTGCTGGAGCGTGAGTTGCCGTTGTTGTTACGAAAGAGTTTTTTTGCGTGTTGCGTATTCCTCGTCGTTATTTCTTCTCCATCCCAGGCGACGGAGACTCCCTCTTCATCCGACGTCAGCTATCGGCTGCACTTGTTTCATACTCATACGGGGCAACGGCTCGACATCGTTTACCGGCATGGGAACTCATATGATCCTGAGGCTCTGGCGCAACTCAATCGTTATTTGCGCGATCATCGGACAGGCGACGTTCGTGAATACGATCCCCGGGTTTTCGACCTGCTGCACGACTTAACGGTGGCGCTAGGTCGTCCCAATTCTGAGATCAACGTTGTCTGCGGCTACCGTACGCCTTGGAGCAACCAATATCTCAGAACCCATGGTCATGGCGTAGCCAAGCACAGTCTGCACATGCAGGCGATGGCGATTGATATTCGCGTTCCGGGAGTCCGCACCTCCGAACTTCGCGATACCGCGCTGTCATTGCATCGCGGCGGCGTGGGCTACTACGCTGGCTCTGATTTTGTTCACGTAGATGTAGGCCGTGTGCGGCGCTGGTAA
- a CDS encoding DUF892 family protein — MPVNNPKELFVRMLSDLRQGSERSTKILQEIGDAAQNPEVKAALEARAFVAEKTLATIDECFRLIGEKPVKASGRFYETFVEDFRRELAEIQLPVARHLFVLAKMSHLIHFRIGEYVALIAAADVTGHPAVGVLLESALADKLAFLERTKRMLRNIVQTKIAERIAA, encoded by the coding sequence ATGCCAGTTAACAATCCTAAGGAACTTTTTGTGCGGATGCTTAGCGATCTGCGCCAGGGTAGTGAGCGATCCACAAAGATCTTGCAGGAGATCGGCGATGCTGCCCAAAATCCAGAGGTCAAGGCGGCCCTGGAGGCACGGGCATTCGTCGCAGAAAAGACCCTTGCCACCATCGATGAGTGCTTCAGGCTGATCGGCGAAAAACCTGTGAAGGCCAGTGGACGTTTTTACGAGACATTTGTGGAGGACTTTCGCCGCGAGCTCGCCGAGATACAGCTTCCAGTGGCGAGACATCTATTTGTCCTGGCCAAGATGAGCCACCTAATTCACTTCCGGATTGGCGAGTACGTCGCTCTGATCGCAGCCGCCGATGTGACAGGGCATCCTGCCGTCGGAGTGCTGCTGGAGAGCGCACTTGCAGACAAACTCGCATTCCTCGAGCGAACCAAGCGGATGCTCCGGAACATTGTCCAGACCAAGATTGCTGAGAGAATAGCTGCATAA
- a CDS encoding endonuclease/exonuclease/phosphatase family protein → MYTFRKAVTSLVPIWVTVFLSLAFAQKGMSTEYTRNSRPPMLNYAELVTLSEQDPIDSTLAEKLQTLLTTPFVNNEAFHRGAKPIRQVCRQKNPCLRLIAWNIERGLQLDEIKLAFTNKSGFLSNAIPKSSAEKDAPQVSAVSADREKLGAQIDILQSADLIVLNEVDWGMKRTEYRAVVKELGDALNMNWAYGVEFVEVDPKVLGRQSFADVKDEVKRKELEELFSVDQNRVLGLHGSAILSRYPIREAKLLPFKYQAYDWYKGEKGYGTTESTKRKGASLAFGEEILREVRRGGRTNLIATLDVPDLPEGKLTVVAAHLENRTTPSGRRKEAEELLELLRPISNPVVVAGDMNTTGKDGSVSDIKSLAKKKAMDPQFWTTKGIKYATGVGIGMDIASFAFKSTKFQADPTTSGVPFLAANPEKGFFEYLDDFRFDDGTRVDFRGDAELSVSGRRGTLGNSNERAGKGFVTTFALPRTLGAKGKFKLDWIFVKGYLEQDTNIPESYRFAPTFARTMNELNGALEEPLSDHAPISVDLPLSQPGPLKTLARGAK, encoded by the coding sequence ATGTACACATTCCGCAAGGCAGTCACGTCCTTGGTACCAATCTGGGTGACGGTCTTTCTCTCGCTTGCGTTCGCTCAGAAGGGCATGAGCACGGAGTACACGCGTAACTCCCGTCCACCAATGCTGAATTACGCTGAACTTGTAACGCTCAGCGAGCAAGACCCAATCGATTCCACACTGGCCGAAAAACTTCAAACGCTCCTCACTACCCCATTTGTGAACAACGAAGCGTTTCATCGTGGCGCCAAGCCGATCCGGCAGGTCTGTCGGCAGAAGAATCCATGTCTCCGGCTGATTGCCTGGAATATCGAGAGAGGACTCCAACTGGACGAAATCAAACTTGCTTTCACCAACAAATCAGGCTTTCTGTCTAACGCAATACCGAAAAGTTCGGCAGAGAAGGACGCACCGCAGGTGAGCGCAGTCTCCGCTGACAGGGAGAAGCTTGGCGCCCAAATCGACATCCTGCAGTCTGCCGACCTAATCGTGCTCAATGAAGTCGATTGGGGCATGAAGCGGACCGAGTACCGAGCCGTGGTGAAGGAGCTTGGCGACGCTCTAAACATGAATTGGGCTTATGGCGTTGAGTTTGTCGAGGTAGATCCCAAAGTGTTAGGCCGTCAATCGTTTGCTGACGTCAAGGACGAAGTCAAGCGCAAAGAGCTGGAGGAGCTGTTCAGCGTTGATCAAAACCGTGTGCTGGGACTGCACGGCTCTGCAATTCTCTCGCGATATCCAATCCGGGAAGCCAAGCTCCTGCCCTTCAAATATCAGGCTTATGACTGGTACAAGGGCGAAAAAGGCTACGGAACTACCGAGTCCACAAAGCGCAAAGGTGCAAGCCTGGCGTTTGGGGAAGAGATTTTGAGGGAAGTGCGTCGCGGAGGTCGCACGAACCTGATCGCAACCCTGGACGTTCCCGATCTTCCCGAAGGAAAGCTCACTGTCGTCGCAGCTCATCTGGAGAACCGAACCACGCCCTCTGGCCGACGCAAAGAAGCTGAAGAACTGCTGGAACTGCTCCGTCCCATTAGCAATCCCGTGGTTGTGGCGGGAGACATGAACACAACCGGCAAGGATGGATCGGTCAGCGATATCAAGTCTCTGGCTAAGAAAAAGGCGATGGATCCACAGTTCTGGACCACCAAAGGCATTAAGTATGCGACAGGAGTAGGCATCGGCATGGACATCGCGAGCTTTGCCTTCAAAAGCACGAAGTTTCAAGCTGACCCTACGACCTCCGGAGTGCCCTTCTTGGCCGCGAATCCTGAGAAAGGTTTTTTCGAATACCTGGATGACTTTCGCTTTGACGACGGAACAAGAGTCGATTTTCGTGGTGATGCCGAATTATCGGTGAGTGGTCGCCGAGGGACACTGGGAAATTCAAATGAGCGGGCCGGCAAAGGTTTCGTTACGACTTTTGCTTTGCCTAGAACGCTTGGAGCGAAAGGGAAATTTAAGCTGGATTGGATCTTTGTGAAGGGATATCTCGAACAGGATACGAATATTCCCGAGTCTTATCGCTTTGCACCAACTTTTGCCCGCACGATGAACGAATTGAATGGAGCATTGGAGGAGCCGCTATCCGATCACGCTCCGATCAGTGTCGACCTTCCGCTTTCGCAACCGGGCCCATTGAAGACTCTTGCGCGCGGAGCAAAGTAA
- a CDS encoding response regulator transcription factor, which translates to MPLTGNRPRVLIADDHTLVAELCKKMLEPEFQVIGTVCDGRALVQAAEELKPDVVVLDIAMPILNGLDAGKHVKKVLPCVKLLYLTMSLDAQLATDAFRCGASGYLLKTCAASELVIAVRDVLRGKRYMSASIAEETSNRLRFQSPKLISEEDRLTRRQREVLQLLAEGKAMKEVGDILHLTTRTVAFHKYRIMETIGAKNNADLVKYAIRNHVSTT; encoded by the coding sequence ATGCCCCTAACTGGAAACCGTCCTCGCGTTCTGATAGCCGACGATCACACTCTGGTGGCCGAGCTATGCAAAAAAATGCTTGAGCCCGAATTTCAAGTTATTGGCACGGTGTGCGACGGGCGCGCTCTCGTGCAGGCGGCTGAGGAATTGAAGCCGGATGTAGTTGTCCTCGACATTGCAATGCCAATATTGAATGGCCTCGATGCCGGCAAACACGTAAAGAAGGTACTTCCCTGCGTCAAGCTCCTCTACTTGACTATGAGTCTCGATGCGCAGCTCGCAACCGACGCTTTCCGATGCGGAGCCTCTGGTTATCTCTTAAAAACCTGCGCTGCCTCCGAACTCGTCATCGCGGTAAGAGACGTATTGCGCGGTAAGCGTTACATGTCCGCTAGCATCGCCGAAGAGACGTCCAACCGATTGCGCTTTCAATCTCCAAAGCTGATCAGCGAAGAAGACCGGCTTACTCGCCGACAGCGCGAGGTTCTGCAACTGCTCGCGGAAGGAAAGGCGATGAAGGAAGTTGGCGATATCCTGCACTTGACTACGAGGACAGTCGCCTTCCACAAATACCGCATCATGGAAACCATTGGGGCGAAGAACAATGCCGACTTAGTCAAATACGCCATCAGAAATCACGTTTCTACCACCTAA
- a CDS encoding copper resistance CopC family protein, producing MIQTSNFAMKRRLTGAVVLALCATVAWAHAILVTSSPEANSIVAGPKIDITLRFNVRVDSTRSLVRLLSADGTTRTIPLLPERVSNVIAATATDVKPGKYKLAWQVLASDGHITRGEVPFSAK from the coding sequence ATGATTCAGACATCAAATTTCGCAATGAAACGCAGGTTGACAGGCGCTGTCGTTCTCGCTCTTTGCGCAACAGTTGCCTGGGCTCACGCAATCCTGGTGACGTCGAGCCCGGAAGCAAACTCCATTGTGGCTGGTCCCAAGATCGATATCACGCTGAGGTTTAATGTACGCGTTGATAGCACGCGATCGCTGGTACGGCTCCTGAGTGCTGACGGAACTACGAGGACGATTCCCCTGTTGCCGGAAAGAGTCTCCAATGTAATCGCAGCCACGGCTACTGATGTAAAGCCGGGAAAGTACAAGTTGGCCTGGCAGGTACTCGCCTCCGATGGGCACATCACTCGTGGAGAAGTCCCGTTCTCGGCCAAATGA
- a CDS encoding carbonic anhydrase, which produces MAEAASVAKGSEGGIKEVRGGKVGNVKATSVVRMQIRKYSACVVIICWTLLFAASGTAREHDWDYGTSHGPGHWGDLKPEYTLCKNGHRQSPIDIRNPQKADLPPIQFDYKPSSLHIIDNGHTIMVNYEPGSSISVNGRSYALKQFHFHRPSEERINGKGYEMVVHLVHADEEGSLAVVAVLLRQGKDNALVHELWKDLPKEKEKEEAVTNVSVDAAGLLPVDRSYYTFSGSLTTPPCSENVTWFVLKHPVTVSSAEIEQFSKLYRHDARPTQPLYDRVVLESK; this is translated from the coding sequence ATGGCAGAAGCTGCAAGCGTTGCGAAAGGATCAGAAGGCGGAATTAAAGAAGTACGCGGAGGCAAAGTAGGAAACGTAAAGGCTACTTCTGTAGTTCGTATGCAGATTCGAAAATATTCCGCCTGTGTAGTCATCATTTGCTGGACGCTACTTTTCGCAGCCAGCGGCACAGCCCGGGAACACGACTGGGACTACGGTACGTCGCACGGACCAGGCCACTGGGGCGACCTGAAACCGGAATATACTTTGTGCAAAAATGGGCATCGCCAGTCGCCGATTGACATCCGCAATCCTCAGAAGGCCGATCTTCCGCCGATCCAATTCGACTACAAACCTTCCTCACTGCACATAATCGATAACGGTCACACGATTATGGTGAATTACGAGCCAGGAAGTTCCATCTCGGTTAACGGGAGAAGCTATGCCTTAAAACAGTTCCATTTTCACCGGCCAAGCGAAGAGCGCATCAACGGCAAGGGTTATGAAATGGTGGTGCATCTGGTACATGCGGACGAGGAAGGAAGTCTCGCAGTAGTCGCGGTGCTCCTGCGGCAGGGAAAAGACAACGCCCTGGTGCACGAATTATGGAAAGATTTGCCAAAGGAAAAGGAAAAAGAAGAAGCGGTTACGAACGTCAGCGTCGACGCAGCCGGCCTGCTTCCGGTAGACCGGAGCTACTATACCTTTTCAGGATCGCTTACTACTCCGCCTTGCAGCGAGAATGTAACTTGGTTCGTCCTTAAGCACCCGGTAACCGTTTCTTCCGCCGAGATCGAGCAGTTTTCGAAATTGTACCGACACGACGCGCGACCGACTCAGCCGTTGTATGACCGCGTTGTGCTTGAAAGCAAGTGA